The following are from one region of the Cyclopterus lumpus isolate fCycLum1 chromosome 21, fCycLum1.pri, whole genome shotgun sequence genome:
- the col28a2a gene encoding collagen, type XXVIII, alpha 2a, giving the protein MFLSSTLVLLVTALTSIWAQDIHKEKKISKKFRAKQLAANIHDGQAILDEDCGLELSFLLDSSESAKDNHEQEKQFTLNIVDRLQGVQLQNGRSLSLRVALLQYSSHVITEQTFRDWRGTENFKTRIAPIIYIGHGTYTTYAITNMTKIYLEESSPGSIKVALLLTDGISHPRNPDIFSAVADAKNQGIKFFTLGITRAANEPANLAQLRLMASSPASHFLHNLQDEDIVEKIVTEITGMADEGCPLAQRCACEKGERGPGGPAGKKGRSGDDGASGLKGLKGEAGLSGLLGREGAEGKPGYKGEMGERGECGTPGIKGDRGPEGPVGTRGLRGLQGLPGPQGDIGPEGLQGKQGERGSPGSSGIQGETGVGLPGPKGDMGFQGQTGPPGPHGVGEPGLPGPQGQQGVQGGKGPHGEGFPGSKGERGLTGPRGSRGQQGAGIKGERGDLGLPGFPGPTGLAGAGIQGEKGVEGPRGPPGGRGHPGEGLAGPKGDQGLPGEQGATGERGIGEPGPKGDPGASGLGGLPGLPGEDGAQGQKGEAGLPGLRGPEGAQGIGTQGEKGDQGLRGIRGLHGPPGISGPSGPKGERGISGQQGMSGQPGRSISGPKGDVGPAGPAGPVGETGHGLPGPKGDRGHLGLTGSVGPKGEGIPGPVGPPGLPGLQGEPGPEGVGIPGPKGDVGFRGLPGLSGPPGEGLQGPPGTVGRAGPLGPAGPSGEGIQGPKGEPGSQGMTGPRGPRGDGFPGTKGDRGSHGERGMKGIQGDMGDHGVSGEAGRPGAKGDQGLTREDIIKLIKEICGCGIKCKERPMELVFVIDSSESVGPENFEIIKDFVTRLVDRTTVGRNATRIGLVLYSLDVHLEFNLVRYMSKQDVKQAIWKMSYMGEGTYTGTAIRKATQEAFFSARPGVRKVAIVITDGQTDKRESVKLDIAVREAHAANIEMYALGIVNSSDPTQMEFLQELNLIASDPDSEHMYLIDDFNTLPALESKLVSQFCEDENGALIYNRITNGHWNGYNGHRHGIKGNNVNGDDTNGYNGYGNNGYGYGNNEYGNTENGHNFQEEIQNQRRTNSRGRGDTFTLPISADPLPIQVVEDDEGEDLDLRAQARVGNTVAGVPVVNKTTSLSHVSESSVSNEAVLSASASLSSSASSVSTLGSVTSLNLERLQPVVRQVLSEESRVLDPRCDHNLDQGTCRDYNIYWYYDKQANACAQFWYGGCGGNDNRYETEDECKKTCVLFRTAG; this is encoded by the exons ATGTTCCTCTCCTCTACATTGGTGCTGCTGGTCACAGCACTGACCAGCATCTGGGCTCAAGAtattcacaaagaaaagaaaattagcAAGAAGTTCAGGGCCAAACAACTGGCTGCAAATATTCATGACGGACAag CCATCCTAGATGAGGACTGTGGCTTGGAGCTCTCCTTCCTGTTGGACAGCTCTGAGAGCGCCAAAGACAATCATGAGCAGGAAAAGCAGTTCACTTTGAACATTGTGGACAGACTCCAGGGGGTACAGCTGCAGAACGGCCGCAGCTTGAGTTTAAGGGTGGCTCTGCTGCAGTACAGCAGTCACGTTATCACAGAGCAAACCTTCAGAGACTGGAGGGGCACAGAAAACTTCAAGACCCGCATTGCTCCCATCATCTACATTGGGCACGGCACCTACACCACCTACGCCATCACCAACATGACCAAGATCTACCTAGAGGAATCCAGCCCCGGCAGCATCAAAGTAGCCCTGCTGCTTACAGATGGTATTTCCCACCCAAGGAACCCTGACATTTTCTCTGCTGTTGCTGATGCCAAGAACCAGGGCATCAAATTCTTCACTTTGGGCATCACACGGGCAGCAAACGAGCCAGCCAATTTAGCCCAGCTTCGTCTTATGGCCAGCTCCCCAGCTTCCCACTTCCTCCATAATTTACAGGACGAAGACATTGTTGAAAAAATCGTCACTGAGATT acTGGCATGGCTGATGAAGGA TGCCCTCTGGCTCAGAGATGTGCTtgtgagaaaggagagaggggacCAGGCGGGCCTGCG GGCAAAAAAGGTCGCTCCGGAGATGATGGAGCTTCGGGGCTTAAAGGGCTAAAG GGTGAAGCAGGACTAAGTGGTCTACTCGGGCGTGAGGGTGCTGAG ggaaaacCAGGTTACAAAGGAGAGATG GGTGAGAGGGGTGAGTGTGGCACTCCAGGAATCAAAGGAGACAGG GGTCCGGAGGGTCCCGTTGGAACAAGAGGACTTAGAGGTCTGCAG GGGTTACCAGGACCACAAGGAGACATTGGACCCGAGGGCCTTCAGGGAAAGCAG GGTGAACGTGGCTCACCTGGCTCTTCAGGCATTCAGGGGGAAACTGGCGTTGGACTTCCTGGACCAAAA GGTGACATGGGATTCCAGGGCCAAACAGGTCCTCCCGGTCCCCATGGAGTGGGTGAACCCGGTCTTCCT GGACCTCAAGGACAACAAGGTGTTCAAGGGGGAAAAGGACCCCATGGTGAGGGGTTTCCCGGATCAAAG GGAGAACGGGGGCTCACTGGACCGAGGGGGTCAAGGGGCCAGCAGGGCGCAGGAATCAAAGGAGAAAGG GGGGACTTGGGACTTCCAGGTTTTCCAGGGCCAACTGGACTGGCCGGAGCAGGCATACAGGGAGAAAAG GGAGTCGAGGGTCCGAGAGGTCCACCAGGAGGCAGAGGACATCCAGGAGAAGGTTTAGCTGGACCAAAG GGAGACCAAGGTTTACCCGGAGAGCAGGGAGCCACGGGGGAGAGAGGCATTGGTGAGCCTGGTCCAAAG GGAGATCCTGGAGCCTCTGGTTTGGGTGGCCTGCCTGGTCTTCCAGGAGAGGATGGAGCTCAAGGGCAGAAG GGGGAGGCTGGTTTACCTGGTTTAAGAGGCCCTGAGGGAGCACAAGGAATTGGCACTCAAGGGGAGAAG GGTGACCAGGGTCTGAGAGGCATCCGTGGGTTACATGGGCCTCCTGGGatctctggaccctctggaccaAAG GGTGAACGAGGGATATCAGGCCAGCAGGGCATGTCGGGACAGCCAGGACGATCCATATCAGGTCCAAag GGGGATGTAGGCCCCGCTGGCCCCGCTGGTCCTGTTGGGGAAACAGGCCATGGATTACCTGGTCCAAAG GGTGATCGCGGCCATCTGGGTTTAACAGGTTCAGTTGGTCCAAAAGGCGAAGGCATCCCCGGCCCTGTG GGTCCTCCAGGCCTGCCAGGATTACAAGGTGAGCCGGGTCCAGAAGGAGTAGGAATTCCTGGTCCCAAG GGGGATGTTGGCTTTAGGGGATTGCCAGGTTTATCCGGTCCACCTGGAGAGGGCTTACAAGGACCACCT GGTACGGTTGGGAGGGCAGGACCTCTCGGTCCAGCTGGACCTTCAGGAGAAGGTATTCAAGGCCCGAAG GGTGAGCCAGGATCTCAAGGTATGACTGGGCCTAGAGGGCCTCGGGGAGATGGATTTCCTGGTACTAAG GGGGATCGTGGATCACACGGTGAAAGGGGAATGAAAGGTATACAAGGTGACATGGGTGATCATGGAGTCTCTGGTGAAGCA GGAAGGCCAGGAGCAAAAGGAGACCAAGGCCTCACA AGAGAGGACATTATTAAGCTGATCAAAGAAATCTGTG GATGTGGCATCAAGTGCAAAGAACGGCCGATGGAACTTGTGTTCGTCATTGACAGCTCAGAGAGTGTCGGCCCCGAGAACTTTGAAATCATCAAGGACTTTGTCACCAGGTTGGTCGACCGGACCACAGTTGGACGCAATGCCACCAGAATTGGACTGGTCCTCTACAGTCTGGATGTCCATTTGGAGTTCAACTTGGTTCGCTACATGAGCAAACAAGATGTCAAGCAGGCAATCTGGAAAATGTCGTACATGGGTGAGGGCACCTACACTGGCACCGCCATCAGAAAGGCGACTCAGGAGGCTTTCTTCAGCGCTCGGCCTGGAGTCAGGAAAGTAGCCATCGTCATCACCGATGGTCAAACTGACAAACGAGAGTCTGTCAAACTTGACATCGCTGTGAGGGAAGCTCACGCTGCAAACATTGAGATGTACGCCCTGGGGATTGTCAATTCTTCTGATCCTACGCAGATGGAGTTCCTGCAAGAACTCAACCTCATTGCCTCTGACCCCGACAGCGAACACATGTACCTTATTGATGACTTCAATACTCTACCAG caCTAGAGTCTAAACTCGTCAGCCAATTCTGTGAAGACGAAAATGGCGCCCTCATTTACAATCGCATTACAAATGGGCACTGGAATGGCTACAATGGCCATAGGCATGGTATTAAGGGCAATAATGTAAATGGAGATGATACCAATGGATATAATGGCTATGGCAATAATGGTTATGGTTATGGAAATAATGAATATGGGAACACCGAAAATGGTCACAATTTCCAAGAGGAAATTCAAAATCAGAGACGCACCAATAGCCGAGGGCGCGGAGACACGTTCACTCTGCCCATCAGTGCTGATCCTCTTCCTATTCAG GTGGtggaagatgatgaaggtgaagattTAGACTTAAGAGCCCAAGCACGGGTTGGTAATACTGTAGCTGGTGTACCTGTAGTTAACAAAACCACATCTTTATCGCATGTGAGCGAAAGTTCTGTCTCCAATGAGGCCGTCTTATCTGCTTCTGCATCTTTATCCTCATCTGCATCATCTGTGTCAACACTGGGCTCAGTTACATCTTTAAACTTGGAACGGTTGCAGCCAGTGGTGAGACAAGTCCTGTCTGAAG AGTCCCGTGTTCTTGATCCTCGCTGTGACCATAACTTGGACCAAGGCACCTGCCGAGACTATAACATCTACTGGTACTATGACAAGCAGGCCAATGCCTGTGCACAGTTTTGGTACGGAGGCTGCGGTGGGAATGACAACCGTTACGAAACAGAGGATGAATGCAAGAAGACTTGCGTTCTATTCAGAACAG CAGGATAA
- the zgc:172182 gene encoding coiled-coil domain-containing protein 89 has protein sequence MATPQRKAENVTMLEGSTTELCSLSTEDATETAMLRSRIDEQSGLICMLKQRADEVLLRCQALQMLNVDQEGRATDCQKDLEGEKNKSELIERRFMDLAANNQAIIAFMDEYKQQNVQLKLVNKQLRLENETLFSQKLHDKEVLVQKLKQDIKQLTEKYTNKENEYREKLSGCQSELLEQTNQHQAKEASLLDQLHDAQQQQRDAVEMGNELKMKLQKTEEEHALEKIHLRESITSLNKERDTLLYLSMERGKVIQEKQEEIQQLKKKWIEEKKARAKAEDRFEQEAEAVIADVKVKWIQSALDESTSKYGKLKEDFEAFKDHSSNLLLQERELNKKLRHMMG, from the exons ATGGCAACTCCACAGAGGAAAGCAGAAAACGTCACCATGTTGGAGGGCAGCACGACGGAG CTTTGCAGCCTTTCTACGGAGGATGCAACAGAGACAGCGATGCTGCGGTCCAGGATAGATGAGCAGTCAGGTCTAATTTGCATGTTGAAACAGAGAGCAGATGAGGTGCTTCTGAGATGTCAAGCCCTGCAGATGCTCAATGTAGACCAGGAGGGCCGAGCGACAGATTGCCAGAAAGAtctggagggggaaaaaaataaatcagagctAATAGAGAGGAGATTTATGGATTTAGCTGCCAACAATCAAGCAATTATTGCATTCATGGATGAGTACAAACAGCAGAATGTCCAGTTAAAGCTGGTAAACAAACAGCTGCGTTTGGAAAATGAAACACTTTTCTCCCAAAAATTACATGATAAAGAAGTTCTTGTTCAAAAACTGAAGCAAGACATCAAACAGCTGACagagaaatacacaaacaagGAAAATGAATATCG aGAGAAATTATCTGGATGCCAGTCAGAACTCCTAGAACAAACCAATCAGCATCAAGCCAAAGAAGCATCGCTACTTGATCAACTGCATGATGctcagcaacaacaaagagatgctGTAGAGATGGGCAATG AGCTTAAGATGAAGCTCCAAAAGACTGAAGAAGAGCATGCTTTGGAGAAAATCCACTTGAGAGAAAGCATAACAAGCCTCAACAAAGAAAGAGACACATTACTGTATCTGTCTATGGAAAGAGGGAAAGTAATACAG GAGAAACAAGAGGAAATTCAGCAACTGAAGAAAAAATGGATAGAAGAGAAAAAAGCCCGGGCCAAAGCAGaggacag GTTtgaacaggaagcagaagctgTTATTGCAGATGTTAAAGTGAAGTGGATCCAGTCTGCTCTGGATGAATCCACTTCAAAATATGGAAAGCTGAAAGAG GATTTTGAAGCCTTCAAAGATCACAGCAGCAACCTTCTTCTACAAGAAAGGGAGTTAAATAAGAAGCTCCGCCACATGATGGGCTAA